A section of the Zymoseptoria tritici IPO323 chromosome 9, whole genome shotgun sequence genome encodes:
- a CDS encoding uncharacterized protein (putative 1,3-beta-glucanosyltransferase. Extracellular, probably cell wall), whose product MTRFNVLAAVCSLLATAATALDPISVQQQQFIQKSGERFMMIGVDYQPGGEGGYGTGAGDPLSNSTICLRDAALMQRLGINTIRMYNLDPTLNHDECASIFNAIGIYMVVDVNAPLAGESLDRSQPEASYTTSYLTRIFSIVEAFKDYPNILGFFAGNEIINDIPTAGPTPPYIRAVQRDLKNYIAAHASRKIPVGYSAAQVQEVLHDTWAYLECDNDGDNSRSDFFGLNSYSWCGDASSFTISKYNVLADWFNNSTIPVFFSEFGCNTPSPRLFQEIPTLYGPQMVTLSGGLVYEWTQSQADYGLVQTEEDGSLKLLADFDRLQEQYNKLNITQITTQNDTATNLKPRKCSKILISNDGFSSNFDIPEPPSGADALIKNGIKNPPKGKIVEVRDTAVTVKVYKSDGSEVENLEITIQEGANSPGKNGDGLETASATSTSTDGPKPSATKKGGAGVVRAVGGGFGAAAAALVLALLM is encoded by the exons ATGACACGA TTCAATGTGTTGGCTGCAGTGTGCTCGCTGTTGGCTACGGCTGCCACTGCTCTCGACCCGATCAGCgtacagcagcagcaattcATCCAGAAATCGGGAGAGCGATTCATGATGATCGGAG TGGACTACCAGCCAGGCGGTGAAGGAGGCTACGGTACCGGCGCTGGCGACCCTCTCAGCAACTCGACCATCTGCCTCCGCGATGCAGCTCTCATGCAGCGACTCGGCATCAACACCATTCGCATGTACAACCTCGATCCAACCCTCAACCACGACGAGTGCGCCTCCATCTTCAACGCGATCGGGATCTACATGGTCGTCGACGTCAACGCACCACTCGCGGGAGAGTCTCTCGACCGCTCCCAGCCCGAGGCCTCGTACACCACCAGCTATCTCACCCGCATCTTCAGCATCGTGGAAGCATTCAAAGACTACCCGAACATTCTCGGATTCTTCGCTGGCAATGAGATCATCAACGACATTCCCACCGCTGGTCCAACTCCTCCGTACATCCGTGCCGTGCAACGCGATCTCAAGAATTACATCGCCGCGCATGCGTCGCGCAAGATCCCTGTTGGCTACTCCGCTGCGCAGGTGCAAGAAGTGTTGCACGATACCTGGGCTTACCTGGAGTGCGACAATGACGGCGACAATTCCCGCTCCGACTTCTTTGGTCTCAATTCGTACTCTTGGTGCGGCGACGCTTCGAGCTTCACCATTTCGAAGTACAATGTTTTGGCCGACTGGTTCAACAATTCGACTATCCCGGTCTTCTTCAGCGAGTTTGGATGCAATACCCCGAGTCCGCGTCTTTTCCAGGAGATTCCGACGTTGTACGGACCGCAGATGGTAA CTCTCTCCGGTGGACTTGTGTATGAGTGGACCCAATCACAAGCCG ACTATGGTCTCGTCCAAACCGAAGAAGACGGCTCCCTCAAGCTCCTCGCCGACTTCGACCGCCTGCAAGaacaatacaacaagctcaaCATCACCCAGATCACAACGCAAAACGACACAGCCACCAACCTCAAGCCGCGAAAGTGCTCGAAGATCTTGATCTCCAACGACGGTTTCAGCTCAAATTTCGATATCCCGGAACCTCCCTCCGGTGCGGACGCTCTCATCAAGAATGGCATCAAGAACCCACCCAAGGGCAAGATCGTGGAAGTCAGGGACACGGCTGTCACTGTCAAGGTGTACAAGTCGGATGGAAGCGAGGTCGAGAACTTGGAGATCACCATTCAGGAGGGAGCTAACAGCCCGGGCAAGAATGGCGATGGATTGGAGACGGCGAGTGCGACCTCCACGAGTACCGATGGACCGAAGCCGTCGGCGACGAAGAAAGGCGGTGCTGGAGTTGTGAGAGCAGTGGGAGGCGGATTCGGAGCTGCCGCAGCTGCTTTAGTATTGGCGCTTCTGATGTAG